The Halictus rubicundus isolate RS-2024b chromosome 3, iyHalRubi1_principal, whole genome shotgun sequence genome includes a region encoding these proteins:
- the Ubr1 gene encoding ubr1 ubiquitin ligase has protein sequence MGNEPPTDSQPCVSMWMEKMSKGILLGTHFKEHWRIWVPKIYSPKPNSDCLDWSFDEETAQKVLYYTLEEFICNGDPQNVLKQLSQMDSNICGKVFKMGEPTYSCRECCMDMTCVLCVDCFKQSAHRNHKYKMGTSSGGGCCDCGDTEAWKREPFCNIHLAGNQAKESCGNKLPGDVAERAVVTFEAVLRYCYEMLSLEHTSVPPDLQIKENDEDPLSLLSSLDSYCTVLFNNETHTFDQVITTLMRVMKCSQKDAVEFVTNVDREGRAVVKCSRFKVCEDLKFDIEKFTQRHSSRALKVLVVHAHVIAHQTFAMKLLNWLQQFISLSEGFRVLFSNVALNTKLPDISVVEGMLMRDSELWKSARTAWHRLFMSGMLMQYESKKALAIVFTNNYGCVMTDFIRDDHDHPFSIVSLSVQLFTVPTLAHYLIAHHNVLFILLNTFISESSRRCNAAGKLEFERDPPHSSFRRAQQILHDLRYLLSTKPTVWTDELREGFLQGLSLLLTLLCSMQCMDAVLRQVGQHVEYEPEWESAFNLHVRLSPVMTLALQWCGSDRIVLIKAFRLVLRRLSKQAGIDYRPTQVRELVDHSATCILYDVSSEPVSIHLPLSRFLAGLFLYLEQHNLHFQCDEFINQAKPTPEEIIEPVLAAQVMISQAHAGMWRRNGYSLVNQLYFYHNVKCRSEMLDTDIILLQAGASLIESNEFLIHVLNKYNLLRWANSDFGNTALDLEEIRLVEEFLGLLIIIIGERYVPGVGQVTPDDRLKKDIIQQLCIKPLSHSELSKALPDDPNIEMGMEQVIHEVADFKKPSQASGGKGVYQLKPEFYSEYNIFFYHYTKEELSKSEEVQRKRRKALGELECCPPPKLPRLSELFSLVTNLLQCDVMLHIMKIVLERALNCGLCSFSEPQVHKVLHLIGYALQEQESGYYPFLTFTARAVKWNIFKLLEDLYISPRVETHKDLLMWVLLKYREVAGNTVEDSSTPLVAQTGPASYAKRNKNDKEWRTKMAAQKRAKVMAQMAAMQKHFMKKNAELFEEADIDANKSNDRGSTIDLNECFQKTPVAVGTEQTARMCEEKTYTCILCQENQTVTAAGPAMVLAACVQQSTVLCQYRGDSLNEPDPLYLSAKLGASPHTGTCGHVMHVNCWQKYFNNVLAKENRRPFRLRQPASFDVEKHEYLCPLCECLSNTVLPLLPSLGILQPTPQNLPQLDFSTWLEGLRVTESKLEYRRYYANTESQDNQTMEEDNPLEHGSHSGPNIFSHTLVDPVVEVLASTYGHPGPTISENLVSMIHLFAQATYTVGCGTEPRENDPTVPLSVWKSTAYTIHAIEFILRDMDKPLLGALSSRQRDSLEGLARISATLGSACTANSGTNLTWANKDNIRNHALSYLTLLLKNPHDSASILDWDSFGMLVPLINSLPNLFNTKDDTPPQIITGGMCDFYALQLVFLSLIVKILLTSDFNEGMDTEGQEMTERSAESILILVQALNVNIETQTVSEIWRRVKEACMPFLRCCALYFHYVTDVPAPEELTKVEGATYENICAYLGLPTTCDELVKPNLDVIMKLINVWKSHPIVQMHLAGASAIIVYKEPLKVNKLVELPEDYSELINMTSSFTCSNSEQEHLKNPTMCLVCGEMLCSQSYCCQTELDKMTVGACTYHASTCGAGVGIFLRVRKCEILFLRSPIRGSFVCPPYFDEYGETDQGLRRGNPLRLCHEKYRQLNQLWLGHGLYDSISRAIESSNSLMLIRWQRL, from the coding sequence ATGGGTAACGAACCACCAACCGATAGCCAACCATGCGTTAGCATGTGGATGGAGAAAATGAGTAAAGGAATATTGTTGGGTACTCATTTTAAAGAACACTGGAGAATCTGGGTTCCAAAAATATATAGTCCTAAACCAAATAGCGATTGTTTGGACTGGAGTTTTGACGAAGAAACAGCGCAAAAAGTATTATATTATACACTAGAAGAATTCATCTGCAATGGTGATCCACAAAATGTTTTAAAACAACTAAGTCAAATGGATAGCAATATATGTGGTAAAGTATTCAAGATGGGAGAGCCAACATATAGCTGCAGAGAATGTTGTATGGATATGACTTGTGTTTTGTGCGTGGATTGTTTTAAACAGTCAGCTCATCGAAATCATAAATACAAAATGGGTACATCGAGCGGCGGAGGATGTTGTGACTGTGGAGATACAGAAGCTTGGAAAAGAGAACCATTTTGTAATATACATTTAGCTGGAAATCAAGCTAAAGAATCTTGCGGAAACAAGTTGCCTGGTGATGTTGCAGAAAGAGCGGTCGTAACTTTTGAAGCAGTCCTGAGATATTGCTACGAAATGTTATCTTTAGaacacacaagcgtacctccTGACTTACAAATCAAAGAAAATGATGAAGATCCTTTGTCGCTTTTATCTTCTTTGGATTCTTATTGTACAGTTCTATTTAATAATGAGACACATACATTTGATCAGGTAATCACTACACTTATGCGTGTTATGAAGTGCTCGCAAAAAGATGCGGTAGAGTTTGTAACAAATGTCGATAGAGAAGGTAGAGCTGTTGTGAAGTGTTCTAGGTTTAAAGTTTGCGAAGATTTAAAGtttgatattgaaaaatttactCAAAGACACAGCAGCCGAGCATTAAAAGTTCTCGTAGTTCATGCCCATGTAATTGCTCATCAAACGTTTGCTATGAAACTTTTAAATTGGTTGCAACAATTTATAAGTCTCAGTGAAGGTTTCAGAGTGCTCTTCAGTAATGTTGCGCTAAATACAAAATTACCAGATATTTCCGTTGTAGAAGGTATGCTTATGAGAGATTCAGAGTTGTGGAAATCTGCTAGAACTGCCTGGCACAGATTATTCATGTCTGGAATGCTTATGCAGTATGAAAGCAAGAAAGCTTTAGCAATCGTCTTCACCAATAATTATGGATGTGTTATGACGGATTTCATAAGAGACGATCATGATCATCCATTTTCTATTGTTTCGCTTTCAGTGCAGTTATTTACTGTTCCAACACTGGCGCACTACCTCATTGCACATCATAATGTGTTATTTATCTTGTTGAATACGTTTATTTCCGAAAGCTCTCGAAGATGTAACGCAGCAGGAAAGCTGGAATTTGAAAGAGATCCTCCGCATTCCTCTTTTAGAAGAGCACAACAAATACTCCATGATTTACGATATTTACTAAGCACCAAACCAACCGTTTGGACAGATGAGCTGAGGGAAGGATTCTTACAAGGACTTTCACTTTTACTGACTCTACTTTGTAGTATGCAATGCATGGATGCAGTGCTGAGACAAGTTGGCCAACATGTAGAGTACGAACCTGAATGGGAATCTGCTTTTAATTTACATGTTAGGCTATCTCCGGTTATGACGCTTGCTCTACAATGGTGTGGCTCAGATCGAATTGTCTTGATAAAAGCTTTCAGATTGGTTTTGAGAAGATTGAGCAAGCAGGCAGGAATCGATTATCGTCCAACACAAGTGAGAGAATTAGTAGATCACAGTGCAACATGTATTCTGTACGACGTGTCATCTGAACCAGTATCTATACACCTTCCTCTATCCAGATTTTTAGCTGGGCTTTTTTTGTACCTTGAACAACATAATTTACATTTTCAATGTGACGAATTTATTAACCAAGCAAAACCGACACCGGAAGAAATTATAGAACCTGTATTGGCTGCGCAAGTAATGATTTCACAGGCACATGCTGGTATGTGGAGGAGGAACGGATATTCTTTGGTAAATCAACTGTATTTCTATCATAATGTGAAATGTCGTTCCGAAATGTTAGACACAGACATTATATTACTTCAAGCTGGAGCATCTTTAATAGAGagtaatgaatttttaattcacgTTCTAAACAAATATAATCTACTGCGCTGGGCGAATTCAGATTTTGGAAATACTGCTTTAGATCTGGAAGAAATTAGATTAGTTGAAGAATTCCTAGGGctactgataataataattggtGAACGATATGTACCTGGAGTAGGGCAAGTCACTCCTGATGACCGCTTGAAGAAAGATATAATACAACAATTATGTATTAAACCACTTTCTCATTCAGAACTTAGTAAGGCATTACCGGATGACCCAAACATAGAAATGGGAATGGAACAAGTAATCCATGAAGTTGCAGATTTCAAAAAACCTTCTCAAGCATCAGGAGGAAAGGGGGTATATCAACTGAAACCAGAATTTTACTcggaatataatatttttttctatcactACACAAAGGAGGAATTAAGCAAATCTGAAGAGGTACAGCGAAAACGAAGAAAGGCTCTTGGAGAATTAGAATGTTGTCCACCTCCCAAACTTCCCAGACTGTCAGAACTATTTAGTTTAGTTACTAATTTACTGCAATGCGATGTTATGTTACATATTATGAAAATTGTACTGGAAAGAGCACTTAATTGTGGACTTTGCTCTTTCTCAGAGCCGCAGGTGCATAAAGTTTTACATCTTATTGGTTACGCGCTTCAAGAACAAGAGTCGGGCTACTATCCTTTTCTTACATTTACTGCCAGAGCTGTCAAATggaacattttcaaattattggaGGATCTCTACATCAGTCCACGGGTAGAAACACATAAAGATTTATTAATGTGGGTTTTATTAAAATACAGAGAAGTTGCTGGAAATACTGTAGAAGATAGTAGTACACCTTTGGTAGCGCAAACAGGACCCGCGAGCTACgctaaaagaaataaaaatgataaagaaTGGAGAACAAAAATGGCAGCCCAGAAACGTGCAAAAGTAATGGCACAAATGGCTGCTATGCAGAAACATTTTATGAAGAAGAATGCCGAATTGTTTGAGGAAGCTGACATAGATGCCAACAAGTCTAatgatcgaggttctactatagaTCTGAATGAATGTTTTCAAAAAACACCCGTTGCCGTTGGTACTGAACAAACAGCAAGAATGTGCGAAGAGAAAACTTATACTTGCATCTTGTGCCAGGAAAACCAAACTGTAACTGCAGCTGGTCCAGCAATGGTATTGGCTGCCTGTGTGCAACAGTCTACAGTGCTATGCCAATATAGAGGCGATTCACTTAACGAACCTGATCCGTTGTACCTTTCGGCAAAATTAGGTGCATCACCGCATACTGGTACGTGTGGTCATGTGATGCATGTAAATTGTTGGCAAAAGTACTTTAATAATGTTCTCGCTAAAGAGAATAGGAGGCCATTCCGTTTACGGCAACCAGCAAGTTTTGACGTGGAGAAACACGAATATCTTTGTCCACTTTGCGAGTGTCTTAGTAATACTGTTTTACCTCTTTTACCGTCGTTAGGCATATTACAACCAACACCTCAAAATCTGCCTCAGCTTGATTTCAGTACATGGTTGGAAGGTTTAAGGGTAACAGAATCCAAGTTAGAATATCGTCGGTATTACGCAAACACCGAGTCTCAAGATAATCAGACTATGGAAGAAGATAATCCTTTGGAACATGGATCTCATAGTGGTCCTAACATTTTTTCTCATACGCTTGTAGATCCGGTAGTGGAAGTTTTAGCATCAACGTATGGTCATCCTGGACCAACTATTTCTGAAAATTTGGTATCGATGATACATCTTTTCGCACAGGCAACGTATACAGTAGGTTGTGGAACAGAACCGCGTGAAAATGATCCCACAGTCCCATTATCAGTATGGAAATCAACAGCATACACTATTCATGCCATAGAATTTATCCTCCGTGATATGGATAAACCATTGTTGGGTGCTTTATCGTCTAGGCAAAGGGATAGTTTAGAAGGTCTTGCTAGAATTTCAGCTACTCTGGGGTCTGCGTGTACGGCTAATAGCGGTACAAATTTGACGTGGGCGAACAAAGATAACATCAGAAATCATGCTCTCTCCTATTTGACGTTGTTATTAAAGAACCCACATGATTCAGCAAGTATCTTAGATTGGGATTCATTTGGAATGCTCGTTCCTTTAATTAATTCACTTCCAAATCTTTTCAATACGAAAGATGATACACCACCACAAATCATTACAGGTGGAATGTGTGACTTTTACGCCTTGCAACTTGTATTCCTGTCTCttatagtaaaaatattgttaacatCAGATTTCAACGAAGGAATGGATACAGAAGGACAAGAAATGACTGAAAGGTCGGCAGAATCCATCCTCATATTGGTTCAAGCTTTAAACGTGAATATCGAGACGCAAACAGTTTCGGAAATATGGAGAAGAGTCAAGGAAGCTTGTATGCCTTTCCTTAGATGTTGTGCTCTCTATTTTCATTATGTAACTGATGTTCCAGCTCCGGAGGAATTAACTAAAGTAGAAGGAGCTACGTATGAAAACATCTGTGCATATTTGGGTCTACCCACAACATGTGATGAATTAGTGAAGCCAAATTTAGATGTAATTATGAAATTGATAAATGTTTGGAAAAGTCATCCCATTGTTCAAATGCATTTGGCTGGTGCTAGTGCGATCATAGTATATAAAGAACCTTTGAAAGTTAATAAATTGGTCGAGCTTCCAGAAGATTATAGTGAATTGATAAATATGACATCATCATTCACATGTTCCAATAGCGAACAAGAGCACTTGAAGAATCCAACGATGTGCCTGGTTTGTGGAGAAATGTTATGTTCTCAAAGTTACTGTTGCCAAACTGAACTGGATAAGATGACTGTCGGTGCGTGTACATATCACGCAAGTACGTGCGGTGCGGGAGTCGGAATATTTTTACGAGTACGAAAATGTGAAATACTTTTCTTGAGAAGTCCAATTCGAGGAT
- the Ap-1-2beta gene encoding adaptor protein complex 1/2, beta subunit isoform X1, whose amino-acid sequence MTDSKYFTTTKKGEIFELKSELNNEKKEKKKEAVKKVIASMTVGKDVSALFPDVVNCMQTDNLELKKLVYLYLMNYAKSQPDMAIMAVNTFVKEQATSPMIKDCEDPNPLIRALAVRTMGCIRVDKITEYLCEPLRKCLKDEDPYVRKTAAVCVAKLYDINAALVEDQGFLDQLKDLLSDSNPMVVANAVAALSEINEASPSGQPLVEMNAQTINKLLTALNECTEWGQIFILDSLANYSPKDEREAQSICERITPRLAHANAAVVLSAVKVLMKLMEMLQSESDFVGTLTKKLAPPLVTLLSSEPEVQYVALRNINLIVQKRPDILKHEMKVFFVKYNDPIYVKLEKLDIMIRLASQANIAQVLSELKEYATEVDVDFVRKAVRAIGRCAIKVEPSAERCVATLLDLIQTKVNYVVQEAIVVIKDIFRKYPNKYESIISTLCENLDTLDEPEARASMIWIIGEYAERIDNADELLESFLEGFHDENTQVQLQLLTAIVKLFLKRPTDTQELVQQVLSLATQDSDNPDLRDRGFIYWRLLSTDPAAAKEVVLAEKPLISEETDLLEPTLLDELICHISSLASVYHKPPTAFVEGRSAGARKSLPARSNSNEDSGQQAAQLHAQVIPAQDSLIGDLLSMDIGGPSMVTSTPTPQAGLDLLGGVLDGILGGTDSANSAPVVSQSTTGLLGDIFGFNQGPTSYILPKVNWLPAVKGKGLDIWGTFSRKNGQISMDMTFTNKTMQPMTGFAIQLNKNSFGLTPAAPLQVPSPLNPVASVDTGVILSTAGAVQRMEPLNNLQVAIKNNIDIFYFACIVPMNVYFTEDGQLDKRVFLSTWKEIPAQNEVQYTLKGVMLTADQVVQKMQQNNVFTIAKRNVEGQDMLYQSLKLTNNVWVLNELKIQPGNPDVTLSLKSRTVEVAAGIFQSYNAILHS is encoded by the exons ATGACAGATTCAAAGTATTTTACCACTACAAAAAAAGGTGAAATATTTGAACTTAAGTCAGAATTAAATAACgagaagaaggagaaaaagaaagaagctgTGAAAAAG GTGATTGCTTCCATGACTGTGGGTAAAGATGTATCAGCACTCTTCCCAGATGTAGTCAACTGTATGCAGACAGACAATTTGGAACTGAAAAAGCTGGTGTATTTGTACCTGATGAATTATGCCAAAAGTCAACCGGACATGGCCATCATGGCTGTCAACACATTTGTCAAG GAGCAAGCGACATCTCCGATGATAAAG GATTGCGAGGACCCAAATCCACTGATTCGCGCGTTAGCAGTTCGCACAATGGGATGTATACGCGTGGACAAGATTACAGAGTACCTCTGTGAACCACTGCGAAAATGCCTGAAGGATGAGGATCCATATGTTCGTAAGACTGCAGCTGTATGTGTGGCCAAGCTTTATGATATTAATGCAGCTTTAGTCGAGGATCAGGGATTTTTGGATCAATTAAAAGATCTTCTGTCGGACAGTAATCCCATG GTAGTTGCAAATGCAGTAGCTGCTCTTTCTGAAATCAATGAAGCAAGTCCAAGCGGTCAACCTTTAGTTGAAATGAATGCACAGACCATTAACAAATTATTGACAGCTCTCAATGAATGTACAGAATGGGGACAGATTTTCATTTTGGACTCACTAGCTAATTATTCACCGAAAGATGAACGAGAAGCGCAAAGTATTTGCGAACGAATTACTCCACGTTTAGCTCATGCTAATGCTGCAGTTGTTCTATCTGCTGTTAAG gtattaatgaaattaatggAAATGCTACAATCAGAGTCTGATTTTGTTGGCACCTTGACTAAAAAATTAGCGCCACCGCTTGTAACTTTACTTAGCTCTGAACCAGAAGTTCAATATGTAGCATTAAGAAATATAAATCTTATTGTACAAAAACGCCCAGACATACTGAAGCATGAAATGAAAGTTTTCTTTGTCAAGTACAACGATCCAATTTACGTGAAACTTGAAAAGTTGGACATCATGATTCGCTTAGCCTCTCAAGCTAACATAGCTCAAGTTTTATCTGAATTGAAAGAATATGCAACTGAAGTTGATGTAGATTTCGTACGTAAGGCTGTAAGAGCCATCGGCCGTTGCGCCATCAAGGTTGAACCTTCTGCTGAACGATGTGTTGCAACGCTGCTTGATTTAATACAGACGAAAGTAAATTATGTCGTCCAGGAAGCAATTGTTGTTATAAAAGATATTTTCCGAAAGTATCCAAATAAATATGAAAGTATTATATCAACTCTTTGTGAAAATTTGGATACACTGGATGAACCAGAGGCGCGTGCTTCTATGATATGGATCATTGGAGAATATGCAGAACGAATTGACAATGCAGATGAACTTCTTGAGAGCTTCTTAGAAGGATTTCACGATGAAAACACACaagtacaattacaattacttacAGCGATTGTTAAACTGTTCCTTAAACGACCTACAGATACGCAAGAATTGGTTCAACAAGTTCTTAGCCTAGCAACACAAGATTCTGATAATCCTGATTTGAGAGATCGAGGATTTATCTACTGGCGCTTACTTAGCACTGACCCAGCAGCTGCTAAGGAAGTTGTGCTTGCTGAGAAACCACTAATTTCAGAAGAAACAGATCTGTTGGAGCCAACATTATTAGACGAGTTAATATGTCATATCTCAAGCTTGGCATCAGTGTATCATAAACCACCTACTGCTTTCGTTGAAGGTAGATCAGCCGGTGCTAGAAAATCATTACCAGCTAGAAGTAATTCAAATGAAGATTCAGGACAACAGGCAGCACAGCTTCATGCTCAAGTTATTCCTGCACAAGATTCTTTAATAGGTGATCTGCTCAGTATGGATATTG GTGGCCCATCTATGGTTACCTCAACGCCGACTCCTCAAGCAGGTTTGGACTTATTAGGAGGCGTTTTAGATGGAATTTTGGGTGGTACTGATTCGGCAAATAGTGCACCGGTAGTGTCTCAAAGTACTACCGGGCTTCTTGGTGACATATTTGGTTTTAATCAAGGACCTACTTCCTACATATTACCTAAAGTTAATTGGTTACCTGCAGTAAAAGGCAAAGGACTTGACATATGGGGAACATTCTCGAGAAA GAATGGACAGATTAGTATGGATATGACATTCACAAATAAAACAATGCAACCAATGACAGGTTTTGCAAtacaattgaataaaaataGTTTTGGTTTAACACCTGCTGCACCACTACAAGTACCAAGCCCTTTAAATCCTGTAGCTAGCGTAGATACCGGTGTAATCTTGTCTACAGCTGGTGCAGTGCAGCGCATGGAACCTTTGAATAATCTTCAagttgcaataaaaaataatatcgaTATATTTTATTTCGCTTGTATTGTACCCATGAATGTATATTTCACGGAAGATGGACAATTAGACAAAAGAGTATTTCTTAGTACATGGAAAGAAATACCTGCCCAAAATGAG GTACAGTATACATTGAAAGGAGTAATGTTGACAGCAGATCAAGTTGTCCAAAAAATGCAACAGAACAATGTATTTACAATAGCCAAGAGAAATGTAGAAGGTCAAGATATGTTGTATCAATCACTTAAATTAACAAACAACGTTTGGGtattaaatgaattaaaaattcagCCAGGAAATCCTGATGTCACT TTATCTCTGAAATCACGAACTGTGGAAGTTGCAGCAGGGATATTCCAATCATATAATGCAATTTTGCATTCATAA
- the Rps27 gene encoding ribosomal protein S27 yields the protein MPLAKDFLHPSPAEEKKKHKLKRLVQKPNSYFMDVKCPGCYAIKTIFSHAQISVECDGCRTILCRSTGGKARLTEGCSFRRKVQC from the coding sequence ATGCCTCTCGCCAAGGATTTCCTGCATCCAAGCCCAgcggaagaaaaaaagaaacataaaTTGAAGAGACTTGTACAAAAGCCAAACAGCTACTTCATGGATGTCAAATGTCCTGGATGTTATGCCatcaaaaccatattttcaCATGCACAAATATCGGTAGAATGTGACGGTTGTCGCACAATATTGTGCAGATCTACGGGTGGCAAAGCACGATTAACTGAAGGTTGTTCCTTCAGAAGAAAGGTCCAGTGCTAA
- the Ap-1-2beta gene encoding adaptor protein complex 1/2, beta subunit isoform X2 translates to MTDSKYFTTTKKGEIFELKSELNNEKKEKKKEAVKKVIASMTVGKDVSALFPDVVNCMQTDNLELKKLVYLYLMNYAKSQPDMAIMAVNTFVKDCEDPNPLIRALAVRTMGCIRVDKITEYLCEPLRKCLKDEDPYVRKTAAVCVAKLYDINAALVEDQGFLDQLKDLLSDSNPMVVANAVAALSEINEASPSGQPLVEMNAQTINKLLTALNECTEWGQIFILDSLANYSPKDEREAQSICERITPRLAHANAAVVLSAVKVLMKLMEMLQSESDFVGTLTKKLAPPLVTLLSSEPEVQYVALRNINLIVQKRPDILKHEMKVFFVKYNDPIYVKLEKLDIMIRLASQANIAQVLSELKEYATEVDVDFVRKAVRAIGRCAIKVEPSAERCVATLLDLIQTKVNYVVQEAIVVIKDIFRKYPNKYESIISTLCENLDTLDEPEARASMIWIIGEYAERIDNADELLESFLEGFHDENTQVQLQLLTAIVKLFLKRPTDTQELVQQVLSLATQDSDNPDLRDRGFIYWRLLSTDPAAAKEVVLAEKPLISEETDLLEPTLLDELICHISSLASVYHKPPTAFVEGRSAGARKSLPARSNSNEDSGQQAAQLHAQVIPAQDSLIGDLLSMDIGGPSMVTSTPTPQAGLDLLGGVLDGILGGTDSANSAPVVSQSTTGLLGDIFGFNQGPTSYILPKVNWLPAVKGKGLDIWGTFSRKNGQISMDMTFTNKTMQPMTGFAIQLNKNSFGLTPAAPLQVPSPLNPVASVDTGVILSTAGAVQRMEPLNNLQVAIKNNIDIFYFACIVPMNVYFTEDGQLDKRVFLSTWKEIPAQNEVQYTLKGVMLTADQVVQKMQQNNVFTIAKRNVEGQDMLYQSLKLTNNVWVLNELKIQPGNPDVTLSLKSRTVEVAAGIFQSYNAILHS, encoded by the exons ATGACAGATTCAAAGTATTTTACCACTACAAAAAAAGGTGAAATATTTGAACTTAAGTCAGAATTAAATAACgagaagaaggagaaaaagaaagaagctgTGAAAAAG GTGATTGCTTCCATGACTGTGGGTAAAGATGTATCAGCACTCTTCCCAGATGTAGTCAACTGTATGCAGACAGACAATTTGGAACTGAAAAAGCTGGTGTATTTGTACCTGATGAATTATGCCAAAAGTCAACCGGACATGGCCATCATGGCTGTCAACACATTTGTCAAG GATTGCGAGGACCCAAATCCACTGATTCGCGCGTTAGCAGTTCGCACAATGGGATGTATACGCGTGGACAAGATTACAGAGTACCTCTGTGAACCACTGCGAAAATGCCTGAAGGATGAGGATCCATATGTTCGTAAGACTGCAGCTGTATGTGTGGCCAAGCTTTATGATATTAATGCAGCTTTAGTCGAGGATCAGGGATTTTTGGATCAATTAAAAGATCTTCTGTCGGACAGTAATCCCATG GTAGTTGCAAATGCAGTAGCTGCTCTTTCTGAAATCAATGAAGCAAGTCCAAGCGGTCAACCTTTAGTTGAAATGAATGCACAGACCATTAACAAATTATTGACAGCTCTCAATGAATGTACAGAATGGGGACAGATTTTCATTTTGGACTCACTAGCTAATTATTCACCGAAAGATGAACGAGAAGCGCAAAGTATTTGCGAACGAATTACTCCACGTTTAGCTCATGCTAATGCTGCAGTTGTTCTATCTGCTGTTAAG gtattaatgaaattaatggAAATGCTACAATCAGAGTCTGATTTTGTTGGCACCTTGACTAAAAAATTAGCGCCACCGCTTGTAACTTTACTTAGCTCTGAACCAGAAGTTCAATATGTAGCATTAAGAAATATAAATCTTATTGTACAAAAACGCCCAGACATACTGAAGCATGAAATGAAAGTTTTCTTTGTCAAGTACAACGATCCAATTTACGTGAAACTTGAAAAGTTGGACATCATGATTCGCTTAGCCTCTCAAGCTAACATAGCTCAAGTTTTATCTGAATTGAAAGAATATGCAACTGAAGTTGATGTAGATTTCGTACGTAAGGCTGTAAGAGCCATCGGCCGTTGCGCCATCAAGGTTGAACCTTCTGCTGAACGATGTGTTGCAACGCTGCTTGATTTAATACAGACGAAAGTAAATTATGTCGTCCAGGAAGCAATTGTTGTTATAAAAGATATTTTCCGAAAGTATCCAAATAAATATGAAAGTATTATATCAACTCTTTGTGAAAATTTGGATACACTGGATGAACCAGAGGCGCGTGCTTCTATGATATGGATCATTGGAGAATATGCAGAACGAATTGACAATGCAGATGAACTTCTTGAGAGCTTCTTAGAAGGATTTCACGATGAAAACACACaagtacaattacaattacttacAGCGATTGTTAAACTGTTCCTTAAACGACCTACAGATACGCAAGAATTGGTTCAACAAGTTCTTAGCCTAGCAACACAAGATTCTGATAATCCTGATTTGAGAGATCGAGGATTTATCTACTGGCGCTTACTTAGCACTGACCCAGCAGCTGCTAAGGAAGTTGTGCTTGCTGAGAAACCACTAATTTCAGAAGAAACAGATCTGTTGGAGCCAACATTATTAGACGAGTTAATATGTCATATCTCAAGCTTGGCATCAGTGTATCATAAACCACCTACTGCTTTCGTTGAAGGTAGATCAGCCGGTGCTAGAAAATCATTACCAGCTAGAAGTAATTCAAATGAAGATTCAGGACAACAGGCAGCACAGCTTCATGCTCAAGTTATTCCTGCACAAGATTCTTTAATAGGTGATCTGCTCAGTATGGATATTG GTGGCCCATCTATGGTTACCTCAACGCCGACTCCTCAAGCAGGTTTGGACTTATTAGGAGGCGTTTTAGATGGAATTTTGGGTGGTACTGATTCGGCAAATAGTGCACCGGTAGTGTCTCAAAGTACTACCGGGCTTCTTGGTGACATATTTGGTTTTAATCAAGGACCTACTTCCTACATATTACCTAAAGTTAATTGGTTACCTGCAGTAAAAGGCAAAGGACTTGACATATGGGGAACATTCTCGAGAAA GAATGGACAGATTAGTATGGATATGACATTCACAAATAAAACAATGCAACCAATGACAGGTTTTGCAAtacaattgaataaaaataGTTTTGGTTTAACACCTGCTGCACCACTACAAGTACCAAGCCCTTTAAATCCTGTAGCTAGCGTAGATACCGGTGTAATCTTGTCTACAGCTGGTGCAGTGCAGCGCATGGAACCTTTGAATAATCTTCAagttgcaataaaaaataatatcgaTATATTTTATTTCGCTTGTATTGTACCCATGAATGTATATTTCACGGAAGATGGACAATTAGACAAAAGAGTATTTCTTAGTACATGGAAAGAAATACCTGCCCAAAATGAG GTACAGTATACATTGAAAGGAGTAATGTTGACAGCAGATCAAGTTGTCCAAAAAATGCAACAGAACAATGTATTTACAATAGCCAAGAGAAATGTAGAAGGTCAAGATATGTTGTATCAATCACTTAAATTAACAAACAACGTTTGGGtattaaatgaattaaaaattcagCCAGGAAATCCTGATGTCACT TTATCTCTGAAATCACGAACTGTGGAAGTTGCAGCAGGGATATTCCAATCATATAATGCAATTTTGCATTCATAA